The Psychrobacter sp. LV10R520-6 genome includes a region encoding these proteins:
- a CDS encoding NADP-dependent isocitrate dehydrogenase, translated as MSKIIYTKTDEAPALATLSFLPIVKAFTHTAGISIETTDISVAARVLAEFSDYLREEQRVPDNLAELGRLTQEPDTNIIKLPNVSASTPQLKACIKELQDKGYAIPNFPDDPKTDEEKEIRQRYGKSLGSSVNPVLREGNSDRRAPKAVKNFARKHPHSMGEWKQWSQTHVSHMHSGDFYAGEQSITLDKARTVRMERLAEDGTVKVLKPEIALLDKEVIDLMFMSKQALCEFYEREMEDCREAGILFSLHVKATMMKVSHPIVFGHAVKIYYKDAFEKHGAFFDELGINVNNGMASLYEKIAELPTSKREEIERDLHACQVHRPRLAMVDSSKGITNFHSPSDVIVDASMPAMIRSGGKMWGADGKMYDCKAVMPESTFARIYQEMINFCKWHGNFDPTTMGTVPNVGLMAQQAEEYGSHDKTFEASDAGMARIVDVDTGEVLLEQRVEKGDIWRMCQVKDEPIQDWVKLAVRRGRESNMPVVFWLDSYRPHENELIKKVRTYLKDHDTEGLHIEIMSQVRAMRYTLERVARGLDTISVTGNILRDYLTDLFPILELGTSAKMLSVVPLMKGGGLFETGAGGSAPKHVQQLLEENHLRWDSLGEFLALTVSLEHLATNNDNAKAQVLADTLDKATETLLLNNKGPSRKTGELDNRGSHFYLAMYWAQELAAQSGDAELQAQFAPLAEKLTSNEDAIVKELNDVQGKPVDVNGYYFADEALLKQAMRPSTLFNEAIASL; from the coding sequence ATGTCAAAAATTATTTATACAAAAACTGACGAAGCCCCAGCGCTAGCGACTCTATCATTCTTGCCTATCGTTAAAGCGTTTACTCACACCGCAGGAATTTCTATTGAAACCACGGATATCTCTGTTGCAGCGCGAGTGTTGGCTGAATTCTCCGATTACTTAAGGGAAGAACAACGCGTTCCCGACAATCTAGCTGAGCTTGGTAGACTAACGCAGGAACCTGACACCAATATTATTAAATTGCCTAACGTCAGTGCCTCTACTCCCCAGTTAAAAGCGTGCATTAAAGAGTTGCAGGACAAAGGCTACGCGATACCTAATTTTCCAGATGATCCAAAAACGGATGAAGAAAAAGAAATTCGTCAGCGCTACGGTAAGAGTTTAGGCAGTTCGGTTAACCCTGTTTTACGTGAAGGTAACTCAGACCGCCGTGCACCGAAAGCGGTTAAGAATTTTGCTCGCAAGCATCCGCATTCTATGGGTGAATGGAAGCAATGGTCACAGACGCACGTATCGCACATGCACAGTGGCGACTTCTATGCTGGCGAGCAATCTATCACCTTAGACAAAGCGCGTACCGTACGTATGGAACGCTTAGCTGAAGATGGCACTGTTAAGGTCTTAAAACCAGAGATTGCATTGCTTGACAAAGAAGTCATAGACCTGATGTTCATGAGCAAACAAGCGCTATGTGAATTTTATGAGCGTGAAATGGAAGATTGCCGTGAAGCGGGCATTTTATTTTCATTGCACGTAAAAGCAACCATGATGAAGGTTTCTCACCCTATCGTATTTGGACATGCGGTTAAAATATATTATAAAGATGCTTTCGAGAAGCACGGCGCTTTCTTTGACGAGTTAGGCATTAACGTCAATAACGGCATGGCAAGTTTGTACGAAAAAATTGCAGAGCTACCAACCAGTAAGCGTGAAGAAATTGAGCGCGACTTACATGCATGCCAAGTACATCGTCCCCGTCTTGCTATGGTTGATTCATCAAAAGGTATTACCAACTTCCATTCACCCAGTGACGTTATTGTAGATGCTTCTATGCCCGCCATGATCCGCTCAGGTGGTAAAATGTGGGGCGCTGATGGAAAAATGTATGACTGTAAAGCGGTCATGCCAGAATCTACCTTTGCGCGTATCTATCAAGAAATGATTAACTTCTGTAAATGGCATGGCAATTTTGACCCAACCACGATGGGTACCGTCCCTAATGTGGGCTTAATGGCGCAACAAGCAGAAGAATATGGCTCACACGATAAAACTTTCGAAGCCAGCGATGCGGGTATGGCTCGTATTGTTGACGTTGACACCGGTGAAGTATTGCTTGAGCAGCGTGTTGAAAAGGGCGATATTTGGCGCATGTGTCAGGTCAAAGATGAGCCGATTCAAGATTGGGTTAAATTGGCTGTGCGCCGCGGGCGCGAATCAAATATGCCTGTCGTTTTTTGGTTAGACTCTTACCGTCCACACGAAAATGAACTGATCAAAAAAGTTAGAACCTACCTAAAAGATCATGACACCGAAGGCCTGCACATCGAAATTATGTCACAGGTTCGCGCGATGCGTTATACCTTAGAGCGCGTCGCTCGTGGTCTTGATACTATCTCTGTTACGGGTAATATCCTAAGAGACTATTTAACTGACTTGTTCCCCATTCTAGAATTAGGAACGAGTGCTAAAATGTTGTCAGTAGTACCGCTGATGAAAGGTGGTGGTTTGTTTGAAACGGGCGCTGGTGGTTCTGCACCAAAGCACGTTCAACAGTTGCTTGAGGAAAACCATTTACGTTGGGATTCTCTAGGTGAGTTTTTGGCCTTGACGGTCTCTTTAGAACACTTGGCAACCAACAACGACAATGCCAAAGCGCAAGTATTGGCGGATACGCTTGATAAAGCCACAGAAACACTGTTATTAAATAACAAAGGTCCCTCACGTAAAACTGGTGAGCTGGATAACCGTGGCAGTCACTTCTATCTGGCCATGTACTGGGCTCAAGAGCTGGCGGCACAAAGTGGCGATGCGGAGCTACAAGCACAGTTTGCGCCACTTGCCGAAAAGCTAACCAGCAATGAAGACGCGATTGTTAAAGAACTGAATGACGTTCAGGGCAAGCCTGTCGATGTTAATGGCTACTACTTTGCCGATGAGGCATTGCTCAAGCAAGCGATGCGTCCAAGCACCTTATTCAATGAGGCGATTGCATCGTTGTAA
- a CDS encoding pseudouridine synthase produces the protein MSTSSLILFNKPYGVQSQFRDDGGNSHTTLAPYFSDKTLRIAGRLDATSEGLLILTDDGRVNKAITQPPRADSFKESSLKQGKTYLVQVEGVATPAQLAELAKGVTLKDGKTLPAIAVMVEEVDLPVELWQRDPPIRERKNVPTSWLMLTIYEGKNRQVRRMTAHVGLPCLRLIRWSVAGFELGSLAVGEFVRIHLSTERCRQLGIVN, from the coding sequence ATGTCGACCTCAAGTCTTATATTATTTAATAAGCCTTATGGCGTACAAAGTCAGTTCCGCGATGATGGAGGTAACTCACATACAACCCTCGCTCCATATTTTAGCGATAAAACGTTGCGTATTGCGGGTAGACTCGATGCCACCTCAGAAGGCTTATTAATCCTAACCGATGATGGACGAGTGAATAAGGCCATCACTCAGCCGCCACGCGCTGATAGCTTTAAAGAGTCTTCACTAAAACAAGGTAAAACGTATTTAGTGCAAGTTGAGGGAGTAGCCACGCCAGCACAACTGGCTGAGCTGGCCAAGGGTGTGACGCTTAAAGACGGCAAGACATTGCCGGCAATCGCTGTTATGGTTGAGGAAGTCGACTTACCCGTCGAGCTATGGCAACGTGACCCGCCTATTCGCGAGCGCAAGAATGTACCAACCTCATGGCTGATGCTGACCATTTATGAAGGCAAGAATCGTCAAGTCCGACGTATGACTGCGCATGTAGGTCTGCCTTGCCTGCGCCTCATTCGTTGGTCGGTCGCAGGGTTTGAGCTTGGCTCACTGGCGGTTGGAGAGTTTGTACGCATTCATCTCAGTACCGAACGCTGCAGACAGTTGGGTATTGTTAACTAG
- the icd gene encoding NADP-dependent isocitrate dehydrogenase translates to MSYDKVIVPRDGEKVTVNADLSFNVPNHPIIPFIEGDGIGVDITPVMIKVVDAAVEKAYKGKKSIIWMEVYCGEKASNIYDGAFMPEETLEILRDYVISIKGPLTTPVGGGMRSLNVALRQELDLYVCQRPVRWFEGVPSPVHHPELTDMIIFRENSEDIYAGIEWKAGTDDAIKVIDFLQNEMGVTKIRFPENCGIGIKPVSKEGSQRLVRKAIQHAIDNDLPSVTLVHKGNIMKYTEGAFKDWGYELATERFDAELLDGGPWMTMKNPKTGNEIVIKDVIADAFLQQILMRPADYSVIATLNLNGDYISDALAAEVGGIGIAPGANKGGAIAVYEATHGTAPKYAGQNKVNPGSLILSAEMMLRDMGWTEAADLIIEGIQGAIKNKTVTYDFERLMPDAILLSTSEFGKAVIKHMDA, encoded by the coding sequence ATGTCCTATGATAAGGTTATCGTACCAAGAGACGGCGAAAAAGTAACCGTAAACGCCGATTTATCTTTTAACGTACCCAATCATCCAATCATTCCTTTTATCGAAGGTGATGGTATTGGTGTAGATATTACTCCTGTGATGATCAAAGTGGTTGATGCGGCAGTAGAAAAAGCTTATAAAGGCAAAAAATCAATCATTTGGATGGAAGTATATTGTGGCGAAAAAGCCTCTAACATCTATGATGGCGCCTTTATGCCAGAAGAGACCCTTGAAATTTTACGTGACTATGTGATCAGCATCAAAGGTCCATTGACCACGCCCGTTGGTGGCGGTATGCGTTCATTAAACGTCGCATTGCGTCAAGAGCTTGACCTCTATGTTTGTCAGCGTCCCGTACGTTGGTTCGAAGGCGTGCCCAGCCCAGTGCATCATCCTGAACTAACGGATATGATTATCTTTCGTGAAAACTCAGAAGATATCTATGCCGGTATTGAGTGGAAAGCAGGTACTGACGACGCGATCAAAGTAATTGACTTCTTACAAAATGAGATGGGCGTAACCAAAATTCGTTTCCCAGAAAACTGTGGTATCGGTATTAAGCCGGTATCAAAAGAAGGGTCACAGCGTCTGGTACGTAAAGCCATTCAACATGCTATCGATAATGATTTACCCAGTGTGACTCTAGTTCATAAGGGTAACATCATGAAGTACACGGAAGGCGCGTTTAAAGACTGGGGCTATGAGCTTGCAACTGAGCGCTTTGATGCTGAATTGCTAGACGGTGGTCCATGGATGACTATGAAGAACCCAAAAACAGGTAACGAGATCGTCATTAAAGACGTGATCGCTGATGCATTCTTACAGCAAATCTTAATGCGTCCTGCGGATTACTCAGTAATCGCTACTTTGAACCTAAACGGCGACTATATCTCTGACGCCCTAGCGGCAGAAGTTGGGGGTATTGGTATCGCACCAGGCGCTAACAAAGGTGGCGCAATCGCTGTCTATGAAGCGACTCATGGTACAGCACCTAAGTATGCGGGCCAGAATAAAGTAAACCCCGGCTCGCTTATTTTGTCGGCTGAGATGATGCTGCGTGATATGGGCTGGACAGAAGCTGCCGACCTCATTATCGAAGGCATTCAAGGCGCTATCAAGAATAAAACAGTCACTTATGACTTTGAGCGTTTAATGCCGGATGCTATCCTATTAAGTACTTCTGAGTTTGGTAAAGCGGTGATTAAGCACATGGATGCCTAA